Proteins from a single region of Flavobacterium sp. YJ01:
- a CDS encoding tetratricopeptide repeat protein, producing the protein MRKLSWFFLFQIILISTTVSAQKSAIYTYDLKDFDKALALYNDKQYASAQLIFEKVKNNATTEEIQSDCAYYIANCAIRTNKANADALMEKFVNDYPTSTKQNQAYIEAAQYFFEQGNYPKALLWFDKVDESYMSKAESDKFNFMKGYSYFNAKKKKEATSYFNKVVNSKEYGSQAKYYLGFMAYEGDDYKEATKYFDEVSGEEKYKEKLSYYQADMNFKLGNFQKAIDLGQQAMAKSNALEQSELNKIIGESYFNLKQYEKAIPYLEKYAGKKGKWNNTDFYQLGYAYYEQKNYEKAISQFNKIIEGKDFVAQNAYYHLGLSYLNIGKKQEALNAFKNASEMDFNTQIQEDAALNYAKLSYDIGNAYQAVPGILLDFLKKYPNNSSRSEVEKLLVDSYISSKNYKEALTLLEKNRTAENKAAYQKVLFYRGLELYNESNYQEAGKMFKSAISEQKTPEFTARATFWKAETEYLNDDMQNALLTYKQFAGMAAAKSTDEYKNINYNIGYTYFKLKEYDQAANSFQAQIDNSPSDKVRLNDSYLRLGDSRFVTSKYSAANEAYGKAIAARGVDADYAQFQKALSYGFMSNNTKKVDELNNFLQMYKKSSYRDDALFELGNTYVAEKKNDQALKTYDQLISEFQNGTFTSKAILKQGLIYYNSDRDQQALTKFKKVAAEFPKTPEALEAVATARLIYVDSGKVDEYATWVRTLDFVEVSDAELDNDTYDAAFKQYSQNNSKTAITGFGGYIAKFPNGIHALESNFYLAQLYYAEGSETKSTANYQYVADQPRSEFTEQALNRLAQIYLKTKDCDKSIPVLKRLESEADYPQNKTFAQANLMKCYYDKKDYDNSVVAAEKVLENPKSDAGVKADAQIIVARAAIQTGNEDKAKTAYAKLATTSKGELAAEALYYDAYFKTKEGKYEASNTAVQKLAKSYSAYKYYGAKGLVLMAKNFYGLKDSYQATYILDNVINNFTDYPDVVEEAKKELSAIKSEESKTNSSINR; encoded by the coding sequence ATGCGTAAACTTTCCTGGTTCTTTTTATTCCAAATTATCCTTATTTCGACGACGGTTTCGGCACAAAAATCAGCTATCTATACATACGATTTAAAGGATTTTGACAAAGCACTGGCTTTATATAATGACAAACAATATGCTTCGGCACAACTTATTTTTGAAAAAGTAAAGAATAATGCTACGACAGAAGAAATTCAGTCAGATTGTGCTTATTACATTGCCAACTGCGCGATAAGAACCAACAAAGCAAATGCCGATGCTTTAATGGAAAAATTTGTAAATGATTATCCAACTAGCACAAAGCAAAATCAGGCTTATATAGAAGCTGCGCAATATTTTTTCGAACAAGGAAATTACCCAAAAGCTTTATTATGGTTTGATAAAGTAGACGAAAGTTATATGAGTAAAGCTGAATCTGATAAGTTTAACTTCATGAAAGGTTACAGCTATTTTAATGCTAAAAAGAAAAAAGAAGCAACTTCTTATTTTAATAAAGTGGTAAATTCTAAAGAATATGGTTCTCAAGCCAAGTATTATTTAGGATTTATGGCCTATGAAGGCGACGATTATAAAGAAGCGACAAAATATTTTGACGAAGTTTCAGGAGAAGAAAAGTATAAAGAGAAACTTTCATATTATCAAGCTGATATGAATTTCAAATTAGGAAATTTCCAAAAAGCTATTGATTTAGGTCAGCAAGCGATGGCTAAATCTAATGCTTTAGAACAATCAGAATTAAATAAAATTATTGGTGAAAGTTATTTCAATTTAAAGCAATACGAAAAAGCGATTCCTTATTTGGAAAAATATGCTGGTAAAAAAGGAAAATGGAATAATACCGATTTTTATCAGTTAGGTTACGCTTATTATGAGCAAAAAAACTACGAAAAAGCCATTTCTCAGTTTAATAAAATTATCGAAGGAAAAGATTTCGTTGCGCAAAATGCGTATTACCATTTAGGTTTAAGTTATCTGAATATTGGTAAAAAACAAGAAGCTTTAAATGCGTTTAAAAATGCTTCTGAAATGGATTTTAATACCCAGATTCAAGAAGATGCCGCTTTAAATTATGCCAAATTAAGTTACGATATCGGAAATGCTTATCAGGCTGTTCCAGGAATTTTATTAGATTTTCTTAAAAAATATCCAAATAATTCAAGCCGTTCTGAAGTAGAAAAATTATTGGTTGACTCTTATATTTCTTCAAAAAACTACAAGGAAGCTTTAACATTATTAGAAAAAAATAGAACTGCAGAAAACAAGGCAGCGTACCAAAAAGTGCTTTTTTACCGTGGATTAGAATTGTATAACGAATCGAATTATCAAGAAGCGGGTAAAATGTTTAAAAGCGCTATTAGCGAACAAAAAACTCCTGAATTTACGGCACGTGCGACGTTTTGGAAAGCAGAAACGGAATATCTAAATGATGATATGCAGAATGCTTTATTAACGTATAAGCAGTTTGCTGGAATGGCAGCTGCAAAATCAACAGATGAATATAAAAACATCAATTATAATATTGGTTACACGTATTTTAAATTGAAAGAATACGATCAGGCGGCAAATTCTTTTCAAGCTCAGATTGATAATTCGCCTTCAGATAAGGTTCGTTTAAACGATTCTTATTTGCGTTTGGGAGATTCTCGTTTTGTGACTTCAAAATACAGTGCAGCAAATGAAGCATACGGAAAAGCAATTGCGGCAAGAGGTGTTGATGCTGATTATGCGCAATTTCAAAAAGCACTTTCTTATGGATTTATGTCAAACAATACCAAGAAAGTTGATGAATTGAATAATTTCCTTCAGATGTATAAAAAGTCATCTTATCGTGATGATGCTTTGTTCGAATTAGGAAATACGTATGTTGCTGAAAAGAAAAATGATCAAGCTTTAAAAACTTACGATCAGTTAATTTCAGAATTCCAAAATGGAACTTTTACTTCAAAAGCAATCTTAAAACAAGGTTTGATTTATTACAACTCAGATCGTGATCAGCAGGCTTTAACGAAATTTAAAAAAGTAGCAGCAGAATTTCCAAAAACTCCAGAAGCTTTAGAAGCAGTTGCAACTGCAAGATTAATTTATGTTGATTCGGGAAAAGTAGACGAATATGCAACTTGGGTAAGAACTTTAGATTTTGTTGAAGTTTCAGATGCAGAGTTGGATAACGATACTTATGACGCTGCATTTAAACAATACAGTCAAAATAATAGTAAAACTGCGATTACAGGTTTTGGAGGTTATATTGCAAAGTTCCCGAACGGAATACATGCTTTAGAATCTAATTTTTACTTGGCACAGCTTTATTACGCAGAAGGTTCTGAAACGAAATCTACAGCAAACTATCAATATGTTGCAGATCAGCCAAGAAGCGAATTTACAGAACAAGCTTTAAACAGATTGGCTCAGATTTATTTGAAAACAAAAGATTGCGATAAATCAATTCCTGTTTTAAAACGTTTGGAAAGCGAAGCAGATTATCCGCAGAACAAAACTTTCGCGCAAGCAAACTTAATGAAATGTTATTATGACAAAAAAGATTATGATAACTCTGTAGTTGCTGCTGAAAAAGTTTTGGAAAACCCAAAATCTGATGCAGGTGTAAAAGCCGATGCGCAAATTATTGTGGCGCGGGCAGCAATTCAAACTGGAAATGAAGACAAAGCGAAAACGGCATATGCAAAATTAGCTACAACTTCTAAAGGAGAATTGGCAGCAGAAGCACTTTATTATGATGCTTACTTTAAAACCAAAGAAGGAAAGTATGAAGCTTCAAATACTGCTGTTCAAAAATTAGCAAAAAGCTATTCGGCTTATAAATATTATGGTGCAAAAGGCTTGGTATTGATGGCAAAAAATTTCTACGGATTAAAAGACAGTTATCAAGCGACATATATTTTGGATAATGTAATTAACAATTTTACAGATTATCCAGATGTTGTTGAAGAAGCTAAAAAAGAATTGAGTGCTATTAAATCTGAAGAATCAAAAACGAATTCGTCGATTAATAGATAA
- a CDS encoding glycosyltransferase family 2 protein gives MLSILIPVYNYAVLPLVSELQKQCISCGIKFEILCYDDASNLFIAENQKINQFQNCSFISLEKNIGRSAIRNLLAKKAVFENLLYLDADVIPVHDHFIANYISEINKNKKVVFGGLLYEDQKPDKEFLLRWVYGREREALNLSERTKNPSDFALVSNLLIKKEIINRFPFDETLTKYGYEDLLFFSVLKLKAFKITHIENPVFHLNLETSVLFLNKTKTALENLAFLNNSNKISKNESRIIAYFELLKTLKLLTAFSFIFRKLESKIEQNLISEKPSLFLFDIYKLGYYCFLKSK, from the coding sequence ATGCTTTCCATTTTAATTCCGGTTTACAATTATGCTGTTTTGCCGCTTGTAAGCGAACTTCAAAAACAGTGCATTTCTTGCGGAATTAAATTTGAAATCCTTTGCTACGACGATGCTTCAAACCTTTTTATAGCAGAAAATCAAAAAATAAATCAGTTTCAAAATTGCTCCTTTATTTCTTTAGAAAAAAATATTGGACGAAGTGCCATAAGAAATCTATTGGCTAAAAAAGCAGTTTTTGAAAATCTTCTTTATTTGGACGCCGATGTAATTCCTGTTCATGATCATTTTATTGCGAATTATATTTCAGAGATAAATAAAAATAAAAAAGTCGTTTTTGGAGGTCTTTTGTATGAAGATCAAAAACCTGACAAAGAATTTCTTTTACGCTGGGTTTATGGCAGAGAGCGAGAAGCATTAAATTTATCTGAAAGAACTAAAAACCCTTCTGATTTTGCTTTGGTTTCTAATTTATTGATAAAAAAAGAAATTATAAATCGTTTCCCTTTTGATGAAACGCTGACAAAATACGGTTACGAAGATTTACTTTTTTTCTCTGTTTTAAAATTAAAAGCTTTTAAAATTACGCATATTGAAAATCCTGTTTTTCATTTAAACTTAGAAACTTCTGTTCTATTTTTAAACAAAACAAAAACGGCATTAGAAAACTTAGCTTTTCTCAATAATTCAAATAAAATCTCAAAAAATGAAAGCCGAATTATTGCTTATTTTGAGCTTTTAAAAACACTAAAACTGCTTACTGCTTTTTCTTTTATTTTTCGAAAATTAGAATCAAAAATTGAACAGAATTTGATTTCAGAAAAACCATCGCTTTTTCTGTTCGATATTTATAAATTAGGCTATTATTGCTTTTTAAAATCAAAATAA
- a CDS encoding ATP-binding cassette domain-containing protein — translation MSQTVLSLKEVTIYQEGRKIISHINLDVNHGEFIYIIGKTGSGKSSFLKTLYADLPLVEGEGHIVEFDLATLKENDIPYLRRKIGIVFQDFKLLPDRSIKDNMLFVLRATGWVEKEAMQHKIDEVLDKVGMKDFVNKMPHQLSGGEQQRVAIARALLNDPEFILADEPTGNLDPQTSSEVLEVLKAINAAGKTIIMATHDYALLMKFPSKTLKCEDERIFEVVQKSV, via the coding sequence ATGTCACAAACCGTACTGTCTCTTAAAGAAGTAACTATATATCAAGAAGGAAGAAAAATTATATCTCATATTAATTTGGATGTTAATCATGGTGAATTTATTTATATCATCGGAAAAACAGGCTCTGGAAAAAGTAGTTTCTTAAAAACTTTATACGCTGATTTACCATTAGTTGAGGGAGAAGGACATATTGTTGAATTTGATTTGGCAACATTAAAAGAAAACGACATTCCGTATTTAAGACGTAAAATCGGAATCGTATTTCAAGACTTTAAACTACTTCCAGACCGTTCTATCAAAGACAATATGCTTTTTGTTTTAAGAGCTACAGGATGGGTAGAAAAAGAAGCAATGCAACACAAAATTGATGAAGTTTTGGATAAAGTTGGCATGAAAGACTTCGTAAATAAAATGCCTCACCAGCTTTCTGGAGGAGAACAGCAGCGTGTGGCAATTGCAAGAGCGCTTCTTAATGATCCAGAATTTATTTTGGCAGACGAACCAACAGGAAATCTTGATCCGCAGACAAGTTCTGAAGTTCTAGAAGTACTAAAAGCCATCAATGCGGCTGGTAAAACAATTATCATGGCAACTCACGATTATGCTTTGTTGATGAAATTCCCTTCTAAAACATTGAAATGCGAAGATGAAAGAATCTTCGAAGTAGTGCAAAAAAGCGTGTAA
- a CDS encoding PhzF family phenazine biosynthesis protein: MNLPFYIVDVFADKKYAGNQLAVFMDAENLSTEQMQQIAREINFAESTFVTKLDRENNKAEIRIFTPAHEMQFAGHPIIGTSWVLMNKIFENAPNEIKLEVPIGPIAINKSENLIWLKAAQPKFWDVFAKEDFPSFSNLTIDDFDNQYLIQEVTTGSAFVIVPLNSKRALENLVLDKDKTDKWLKQHCKTDHKGLYFYSFEDSKLTTRMLCVENNQLVEDAATGSASTCLQAYLLKYHSSEIEVANHQGDYIGRPSEIYFKGKLENDHFDINIGGKAQFVAKGEWEA, from the coding sequence ATGAATTTACCTTTTTATATAGTTGATGTTTTTGCTGATAAAAAATATGCTGGAAATCAGTTGGCGGTTTTTATGGATGCAGAAAATCTGAGTACAGAACAAATGCAGCAGATTGCTCGCGAAATTAATTTTGCAGAAAGCACATTTGTTACCAAACTTGACAGAGAAAATAATAAAGCTGAAATTAGAATTTTTACACCAGCTCACGAAATGCAGTTTGCAGGACATCCAATAATTGGAACTTCTTGGGTTTTGATGAATAAGATATTTGAAAATGCTCCAAATGAAATCAAACTTGAAGTTCCGATTGGACCAATTGCGATAAACAAATCAGAAAATTTGATTTGGTTAAAAGCGGCTCAGCCAAAATTTTGGGATGTTTTTGCAAAAGAAGATTTTCCGTCTTTCAGCAACTTGACAATTGATGATTTTGATAATCAATATTTGATACAAGAAGTGACAACAGGAAGTGCGTTTGTAATTGTTCCGTTAAACAGCAAAAGAGCCTTAGAAAATTTAGTTTTAGATAAAGATAAAACCGATAAATGGTTGAAACAGCATTGTAAAACAGATCATAAAGGATTGTATTTTTATAGTTTTGAAGATTCGAAACTGACAACCAGAATGTTATGTGTGGAAAATAATCAATTGGTTGAAGATGCCGCAACAGGAAGCGCAAGTACATGTTTGCAGGCGTATCTTTTAAAATATCATTCTTCTGAAATTGAAGTGGCAAATCATCAGGGAGATTACATTGGTCGTCCGTCTGAAATTTATTTTAAAGGGAAACTAGAAAATGATCATTTTGATATTAATATTGGAGGAAAAGCTCAGTTTGTAGCCAAAGGCGAATGGGAAGCTTAA
- a CDS encoding glycosyltransferase family 2 protein, producing MAFFSVIIPLYNKENFIENTIQSILDQTFQDFEIIVVNDGSTDKSEEKALQFKDSRIQYYSKKNEGASTARNYGIEKANSDFITFLDADDYWYPTFLETMFDLISKLPDQKVFSAAIEFDTSKKTIPAQYSILKTNYDFEIVNYFKASFKETVLCTSCAVFHKSVFDEVGNFDTKIKSGQDTDLWIRIGLVYSVVFSWKILARYIYDSKSLSKNTKLIKEKMDFSKFEEAEKTNLDLKKFLDLNRFSLSIKSKLAGENELFIKYSNSINLKNFSLKKRILLQLPAPFLRFLISFKTFLANLGFGSSVFK from the coding sequence ATGGCTTTTTTTTCTGTAATAATTCCGCTTTACAACAAAGAAAACTTTATCGAAAATACGATACAAAGTATTCTCGATCAAACTTTTCAGGATTTTGAAATTATTGTTGTAAACGACGGTTCTACAGATAAAAGTGAAGAAAAAGCACTACAGTTTAAAGATTCGCGAATTCAATATTATAGCAAAAAAAATGAAGGCGCTTCGACAGCTAGAAATTACGGAATTGAAAAAGCGAACTCCGATTTTATAACTTTTCTCGACGCAGACGATTATTGGTATCCAACGTTTTTAGAAACGATGTTTGATCTTATTTCTAAACTTCCAGATCAAAAAGTTTTTTCTGCAGCAATTGAATTTGATACTTCAAAAAAAACAATTCCCGCACAATATTCAATTTTAAAAACAAACTACGATTTTGAAATTGTAAATTATTTTAAAGCCAGTTTCAAAGAAACCGTTTTATGCACTTCGTGCGCTGTTTTTCATAAATCTGTTTTTGATGAAGTTGGAAATTTTGACACTAAAATTAAAAGCGGTCAAGACACCGATTTATGGATTAGAATTGGACTTGTTTATTCAGTTGTTTTTTCTTGGAAAATCTTAGCTCGTTACATTTACGATTCAAAAAGTCTTTCCAAAAACACTAAATTAATTAAAGAAAAAATGGATTTTTCGAAATTTGAAGAAGCTGAAAAAACCAATTTAGATTTAAAAAAATTTCTGGATTTAAATCGTTTTTCTCTTTCCATAAAAAGCAAATTAGCTGGAGAAAATGAGCTTTTTATAAAATATTCCAACTCAATAAATTTGAAGAATTTTAGCTTAAAAAAAAGAATCTTATTACAGCTTCCTGCACCTTTTTTGCGATTCTTAATTTCGTTTAAAACCTTTCTAGCAAATTTAGGATTTGGTTCATCCGTTTTTAAATAA